A region from the Chlamydiales bacterium genome encodes:
- a CDS encoding nucleoside monophosphate kinase: protein MSAPLIEDVHQPFRSILIFGPPGSGKGTLGKFLSSAGNHFHLSSGDIFRGLAPESPAGKLFHTYASKGHLVPDEVTLQIWRHYVEGLIATNRYFPHQQFLLLDGVPRTSHQTELFAPHIKIMHIIVLDTGNYEALIKRIQRRAIIERRMDDADDKVLRTRMQVYEKETIKLLERYPKELISRFNADQRPLEVFRDVLVKLCGLLSHSEE, encoded by the coding sequence ATGTCCGCTCCACTCATTGAAGATGTGCACCAGCCATTTCGCAGTATTCTAATTTTTGGACCTCCAGGCTCTGGAAAGGGGACTCTGGGCAAGTTTCTAAGCAGCGCGGGCAACCATTTTCACCTCTCTTCAGGGGATATTTTTAGGGGCCTAGCACCCGAGTCTCCCGCCGGGAAGCTCTTTCACACCTATGCTAGCAAGGGGCACCTGGTGCCTGACGAGGTTACTCTTCAGATCTGGCGCCACTACGTAGAGGGGCTAATCGCCACCAACCGCTACTTCCCTCACCAGCAGTTTCTGCTGCTAGACGGAGTGCCTCGCACTTCGCACCAGACGGAGCTGTTTGCTCCTCATATCAAGATCATGCACATCATCGTGCTGGATACGGGCAATTATGAGGCGCTAATCAAGCGCATCCAGAGAAGGGCGATCATCGAGCGCCGCATGGATGATGCGGATGATAAGGTGCTTAGAACTCGTATGCAGGTCTATGAGAAAGAGACGATTAAGCTTTTGGAGCGCTATCCAAAAGAGCTGATCTCTCGCTTTAACGCAGACCAGCGGCCGCTCGAAGTCTTTCGGGATGTGCTCGTGAAGCTCTGCGGCCTCCTCAGCCACAGCGAAGAGTAA